Genomic segment of Arachis hypogaea cultivar Tifrunner chromosome 11, arahy.Tifrunner.gnm2.J5K5, whole genome shotgun sequence:
gcaatttactttccgccatttattttcagctctttacttccagcatttacattttcttctatttactttcccgccatgtaatttcctgcaactctcaaaccatattctgcttagctcaactagaacattcttccaattaaagttgcttgaccaatcaatccctgtgggattcgacctcactctattgtgagtttttacttgacgacaattcggtatacttgccgaaggaaaatttttgagagacaagttttcgtgcatcagaaTGGCtgagaggatagaaaggaagcatgaaaaagtggaaggaatacaagaagttggagaaattgctaagctgtccagcctgacctcttcgcactcaaacggctataactttagctacagaggtccaaacgacgcggtttcagttgcgttggaaagctaacgtctggggcttctatttgatatataatatgccatatttgctttgacgctaggtgacgcgaatgcgtgctctacgcggacgcgtcgcagtgacgaaaaatcagcgtgtttgaattcacaACCagtgaattctgggctgtttccgaccaagtttgcggcccagaaaacatagattagaggctataaagtgggagaatgcatccatacaagaacaagctttcataattcataatttttagttttagatgtagtttttagagagagaggttctctcctctctcttaagattatgatttaggatttctcttagttttaggagtgactctcaatcccaggttcaatgttccttttatttacttttccaatttaatttatgaatatccatgttaagatctgaatattttatttaatatgatttgaggtattttagacttatgattgctctctttaagtTATTAATGCTctttgtttatccaaattattttcattcaagtagattttcttcccttttggcttgggttaaataattggtgactcttgagttatcaaactcattgttgattaaaaattggaattcttcaagaattaattcgagttccaataactctaacttttcccaaggaaagactaggatctgaggaataaaaattaattcatccacttaacttaccttcatagttagaggttaacaaagtgggagaaaaattcaattcttattacagttgataaggataaccaggataggacttccagttataataccttgcaaagagtttattttattattattattttatttttcttatcattcaacatactgcttccttactttctaaaacccctaatttacaagactcataaccaataataagaacatacctccctgcaattccttgagaggacgacccgaggtttgaatacttcggttatcaatttatttaggggtttgttacttgtgacaaccaaaatgtttgtgtgaaaggacttttgaaggtttagaaactataattgcaacgaggatttatccgcaaatttctagaccacgcaaaagttctctcatcacgtAGCAATTGTTGGTTCTGAATTTCACAAGTTATAAAACTAGAAATTTCGTTGCAAGCATAATCCCAAACCGACAAATGACCCTTATcagagtttaattttgtttgtcatgaatgcaaaccaataaaaaccgagagtattagatcttgggtcgtctctcaaaaaaATTGTAGTGAAGTGTGTATATTATCGGTTATGAGCATAAGGGGTTGAAggcaaaaatgcaaaaatttaaatgacaagagtAAAGCTAACAAATGCTAACCAAATCATATTAAAtcgcaataataataaaatctaaagttACCAAATATAAGAAACTAAGAACAATAACTCAAAAAtcatcaaaaaaatataaaacatcaaattaCATTAAAGGAAATTGGAAATTGACAattgttcataaattaaaaagtagcaaaatagaaaaactaataagaaaaatgagaaaaattaagacaatagaataAGAAAATGTAAACAAATTTAtcctaaataaaaatttaaatttaaatttaaaaaaaaaattaaacctaaaattttaaattctagaaagAAATAATAGCTTCTTTCTTTAAAAAACTatcttaaaacatatttttaagcTACTCTAATTATTCTGATGACTAACCCTTCTTAAGTCTTAGATCAAATACTTCAgagtttgattgaaaaaaaaaaagctttgaaATCACGAGTTTTTTGATGAAATAATGGTTGACTAatttaatgttcttttaattaTAGAATTCTAAAACTCCATTTAAATTTAGGATaatattagaaaaacaaaaaaaaaaatagtcaaaatttattttatttaacatttattaattatcataataattaataaatattaaataaaataaattatgactgTTTTTTTGCTACCAAATATTTTCGTTAAGTATGCAGTATCAAATCAGGTCCCGTGTTGGAAGTTAGAATAGCTGGAGATATTATACGAAAAAGTTGACTAGTCTCATAGCTAGTTTATGGAAGAGGTTCTTGCATGGTGCATTTACATTTGTGAGTGGGTAACTAATCAGTATAAATGATGAATTAATTAGCACACTATTCCATAACACCTACCTATTAATAGTCTAATTTTCTTCTACTTCCGTACTCTTTCACTTTTTTGGTTCACACTGCTTCTTCTGTTTTCCACTTTTCCTTCTTTCCTAAGCAAATTCAGctacttcttattcttcttctttcccaaAGCAGTTATGGGAAATCTGCAAACAAAATGGGCAGCGAGTACAGTCCAACCCTCTGAGTCCaattcagcttcttcttcttcttctttgtttaccAATGGCAGTGGTCAACAACATCCACCACAGCCACCACGGGCTCCTCTTTCTTCTCCCTCTGATCACCATCAAACGTCCCAGGAAGGTGCCCTCTGCGGGGACCTTAAGGGCAAACTAGAATTGAAGGGTGAAGGGCGAGTGGGTGTTGAAACTCTGGATCAAGTTTTAAACTTTGGTCAACAGGGTGTTAATGGTGATGATCGGGATATTGAGGGCTCGGAGAGAAATAGTTGGGAAGAtgattatgtgaatgaaagtgttTATGATGGCAACTGCGTTGGAGCtgagaagagaaaaaagagaggcgCTGGTCGGAAAACAaaggtctttttcttttttcttggctCTTTCTTCTGGCATTATTGATTTTTTAGAATGTTAGTGATGCATATGATTTGataatttgttttgttttttgggCCACTTGTCTTTtgtgatattttgttattttgttatcaactttataaattgaatcttcaAACAGTGGAGAAGCCGAAAAGGGCATTGCCTTAGCCAAAGAGGTAACACTAGTATTTTTGTTCATGCAATCATGGCTGTGCATTTTTTAAATATAGAGCAAAGAGATTTAAACACATTAAGCTGCTACAATGCTCAGAAAATCAACGCTTCCTAATTTCAGCATTGAAATGCATAGTAATAAATTTGATATCTTGGTTATCATATTTTAAACTGTCGATTTGAGTTTGTTTTCCTATATGGCATTGTTTAGTTAGTTCtgtaaatttcgaaattttccctTGTTGATTCCTCGTAAAAGGAGTCACTACGGATAAAATGGTAGAAAAAGTAGTACTTCGAAATGGATTATGATCCATTTAACATAATATATCTGTACAATTAGCCAACATCTCCTATGGTGATTGAATTTGAGTAGCCAGTTAACATCTCATATCTTGTTATTTTGTCGAAAGATTCTCAATTTAACAATTTTGATGTTCTAACAATGCATTATAAGGTTGCTAAGGAGCAGTCACAAGAAAGACAAGAACCATCAGAAAGATCCGGCCAAACAGAATGCAAGGTTATTATAATCTTATGCTTCTACACAAATAATgttgaaaaatttatatttcatatTGTGTTAGtttattatcaatttatcattttGTTACACAATATATGAAATGTACATGATATGTGTCTTGACTGATGTTATACCAGTATTATCCATCACTACCAGCTGCAGAACTGAACTTTCTTGACCTGCCTATCCGTCCGGTACGTTTAACCCTTGATTTTGATCCCTATAAATTGACATGAACTATCTTTTGCCTGTTTCTGTTTTGTACTTATAAAAGGTTGCTTTTCATGAAAGGGAGAGAAAGATTGTGCCTATTACATGCAACATGGGTCATGTAAGTTTGGAGAAAACTGCAAGTATAATCATCCTAACCCGACAACTGGAGGATGCGATCCTCCTCCTATGTATGATAATGTAGGATCTATTTCATTTAGTGGTGTACTGCAACAGTCTGCATCATCAGGCTCTTCTCCAGGAACAGTAAACAAAACTTCTCCTTTTCTGCCGATGATGCTTTTGCCTACTCAAGTTTCTCCTCAAGATTCTGATTGGAATGCATATCATTATCAGGTAAACACAACAGATTCAATACTAGTAAGTGTTTATTGTATTAGTGTATTACTAGATGGCATTTAGTCTGCAAATCCTCTATGAACCAACAACCCAACATTATTGTTGCATGACATAATACATTACTGTTGCCGAGGCGGTACGGGTTTCCCTTTTTCTGACTGTACATAGTTCTTCCAATGGCTCCAAGATTTGCTGGAAATTACATTTTAGACAGTGAAATATTTTTGCCTATTGGTTGTTGCAATAACATCAATAGTCAATACTGAGTGGTGGAATGAGTATTAAGCAGTGGAACTTTAGTTTCATCCATTGAATCAATTTTGAACTATATCACTTTGGGTCCTTAAACTATAGGGCAAATTACATTCTCCTTCTCTGACATTGGCAAAATTGAACCCAATTCCTCTCTTTTTCTAAAACTATACCTTGACCTCTCCCAACATTTaggtaataaattaataatataatataattgatcTTCTAATATTCTGTAAAATGTTACAGTCATGCTAAATACCTTTGTACATATACACACAAACATCTTATAAAGGGAGGTCAGTAACACTTGGATAAATAGTGGGGAACACCGATGAATTTCACCGAATCTTAGAGGAGGTTCAGGGTAATTtgctctaatatatatatatatatatactattcaCATGAAATCCTTATACACTGGACTTCTCCTTTTTCCTCCTTTTTGTtccttaaatatttaaatatcccTTTTCAACTCATTTGTGGTTTGTGAAGGCACCTATATGCCCATGTGTGATGAGTATGCATCCACCTACACATGTCAAGAGCTACCCAGCTATCGAAACAAACGCTTATACGCCCCAACAAAATCAGATCCAAGTTGGAGTTGATGAGTTTGCAGAAATACCTGGGGATTCTAAGCCTAAATCCAAACGTAAATCTCGCTGTAAGAAGAATAAACTTGCAAGTTTACCTCCATGCAATCTCAATGGCAAGGGCCTACTTTTGAGACCGGTAAGTCtttctttattatttatatatcataTGCTAATAATGAAAATGCTCTAAAATGGAAGTAACATGGCTATGTATGAGTCTTGTACATATACAAAAACCTCCCGTAAAGGGAGATCAGTGATACTTGGACAATTTGCTCTAAGTTTTATATAGATAACTACTCATACGAAGACGTTGTACACTAGACTTTCTCTAATTGCACTCTCCTCCTCTGACATTGGCAAAATTAAACATTTAACCTCAGCTTCTCTCTGTTTCTTAAACCATCCATTGACCTCCCCTAACATTtaagtaataatataatatatttggtCTTCTAATATTTTGTAAAATGTTACATTAATACTAATTAACCTTGTACATTACACAAACCTCCCGTAAAGGTAATTTGCTCTTTACAATTTCAACTTATTTGTTGTTTGTGATTTGTGAAGGCACCGATCTGCCCATCTACGATGAGTATGCATCCACCTAAATATGTCATGAACAACTCAACAATCAAAACAAATGCTTATACGCCCCGACAAAAGCAGATCCAAGACGGAGTTGATGAGTTTGCAAAAATACCTGAAGATTCTAAGTCTAAATCCAAAGGTAAATCTCGCCGTCAGAAGAATAAGCTTGCAAATTTACCTCCAAGCACTCTCAATGACAAGGGCCTGCTTTTGAGACCTGTGagtctattttttatttgtttatttcagCCACAAATGTCATTAACGCGACATGTTTGTGCATCGAGctgtctattttttttattttaatatatatcgtATGCTAATAATGTAAATTCTCTAAAATGTACCTAGCTATTAATACTAAATACCCTtgtacatatacatatacatacacacAAACCTCCCTACACTTGGACAAATAGTGAGGAGCACCGATGAATTTCACTGAATCTTAGAGGAAGTCAGGGTATTTGCACATTCAAATGATGATGGTGTAAACTGGATTTTCTTCTCCCTTCACCTCCTTTTCTTCCTTAAATATTTAAATGTCCTTTTGgctgtaaaacaacttttttgaaaattttaacctTATTTGTGGTTTTTGAAGGCACCTATCAAGCCATCTGTGATGGGTATGCATCCACCTACACATGTCATGAATAACCCAGCAATCAAAACAAAAGCTTCTACGCCCCGACAAAAGCAGATGCAAGTTGGAGTTGATGAGCTTGCAGAAATACCTGGGGATTCCAAGTCTAAATCCAAACGTAAATCTCACCGTCAGAAGAATAAGCTTGCAAGTGTACCTCCATGCACTCTCAATGACAAGGGCCTGCCTCTGAAACCTGTAAGTCTTTctctgttatttttttatttgtttatttattttaatgttttGTATGCTAATAATGTAAATGCTCTAAAATGGAAATAACATGGCTGTGTACTAGCTATGATGGTATGCCTAATTCCAGAAGAGTAAAAGCTAGTtcgacttaattttttttatttattatttatggtgAACTTTCCAGGACAAGAGTGCATGCCCCGAATACATTTGCCTCGGAATATGCAAGTTTGGAGCATGTTGTAAGTTTGACCACCCATCAAACCCTCCACCGTCGTTGACAATCCATTCAGTTTATCAGCAATCCTACACAAACTCAGCTGGTGTTGAGGTGGCTTGGATGGGTTCAAGTGATCCCACAATTCAGCAAACTCTGTAAACTTTCTTTGTCAAGGACCTTCCTTCCTACCTATGAGGATTCATGCAACTCACAATGTGCAATTTGTTCGTACATTCTTCCTCTGGGCCTCTTTTGAATTCCAACACAGATATTTATATGGTGAGATCGTAGGAGAGAATATTTGGTAGATTTGAGGGGAAAAAGGCATTTCCAAGAATGTTATTATGATTTTGCCATGGGAAGGGGATGTTTCCCTTATGAAAACATAGAACTACTACTACTGCTATCAACCTTCTTTGCTTGCCTCAAAGTATCAAAAGGTATATTATAGAAGTTATTTCCGGAAATTTGATGTGCTTACCAGGTGCTTTAAGAACCACCAAAATATCTTAACACATGCATAGGAAAAAGCCATTGGTGGAGATAGCATTTTTTGTAAAATCTTAATCGGAGGAAGGAAACATTGAAAAAGCCCAGTTCCTCTAGGATATCTGTGAACGCTTTTTCTTCTattctgttttttggtttttcttttttgtttgtttctttttctgtttttggtttttcttATAAGCAGAGCGCTCTGCATTTCTTTGTTTCCGCTCACTTG
This window contains:
- the LOC112722196 gene encoding uncharacterized protein codes for the protein MEEVLAWCIYIFMGNLQTKWAASTVQPSESNSASSSSSLFTNGSGQQHPPQPPRAPLSSPSDHHQTSQEGALCGDLKGKLELKGEGRVGVETLDQVLNFGQQGVNGDDRDIEGSERNSWEDDYVNESVYDGNCVGAEKRKKRGAGRKTKVAKEQSQERQEPSERSGQTECKYYPSLPAAELNFLDLPIRPGEKDCAYYMQHGSCKFGENCKYNHPNPTTGGCDPPPMYDNVGSISFSGVLQQSASSGSSPGTVNKTSPFLPMMLLPTQVSPQDSDWNAYHYQAPICPCVMSMHPPTHVKSYPAIETNAYTPQQNQIQVGVDEFAEIPGDSKPKSKRKSRCKKNKLASLPPCNLNGKGLLLRPAPICPSTMSMHPPKYVMNNSTIKTNAYTPRQKQIQDGVDEFAKIPEDSKSKSKGKSRRQKNKLANLPPSTLNDKGLLLRPAPIKPSVMGMHPPTHVMNNPAIKTKASTPRQKQMQVGVDELAEIPGDSKSKSKRKSHRQKNKLASVPPCTLNDKGLPLKPDKSACPEYICLGICKFGACCKFDHPSNPPPSLTIHSVYQQSYTNSAGVEVAWMGSSDPTIQQTL